CCTATGTGAGTAGATTCATTGCAGGGTTGTTGCATATAGTGCATTTATCTTAATAAGCTACAGACTGAGCTTATATCCACATCCTTCTCTATGTGTGTCCAACAACCACCCTCccctctcatccctccctctgtttacCATCACTAGAGATCTGCTTCCAGGGGTTGGGTGGATACATGAAGGCTGCGTTGTGGATCTGGTCTTTGATTTCTTCATCCTCATTAAACGGGAATGTTCCGCTCAGGCTGACATACATAATGACACCCACTGACCACATGTCCAGTGAGCGGTTGTAGCCCTGGTTCAGCAGCACCTCAGGGGCCAGGTATGCCGGGGTGCCAACCACTGAGCGACGAAAAGACTTCTCACCGATAATGCGGGCAAAGCCAAAGTCACAAAGCTTCACCTAAAAGACAATGGCGAGTGATAGAGAGCAGGAGGGGGTTTTCAGGCTTTGACTTTTCAGCATGCAGAAATCACTGAGCTTTGAGTGTGGGTTTGTTTGCGTGTGTACCTGGGGGAAGGGATCAGCAGAGGCAAGTAGCACATTCTCTGGTTTCAGATCACAGTGAACGATGTTTTTAAAGTGCAGATGTCTCAGAGCTGCGAGAATCTACAGTTACGACCACAAACACAGGATGATCACTTCAACAGTGTGCCCAAACATCAGACGACATGTTCACACAAATTGTGCAAGTAGGTCAATGCAGCATACAGCAgcattttcagtattttcactCTATAATTCAACACTAGTGGTAGTGCACAACTGTAATTCTACACACAACAAATCCCCTCTTTGCTGTGACTTCCACACCTGTGTGATGAGAAACTTGGTGAGCCTCTCAGGCAGTCTGCCCTTCTCACTGGAGAGGATCATCTCCAGCATGTCACCGTGGAGCTTCTCCATCACCACAAACACTTTCTCTGGGGTCTCGAACATGCACTCCAGGTTCACGATGCCAAGGTGACGTAAACTCTGAGGGAtgtgagaggaggaaataaGAAGGTGATGAAAACAGGGTGTATTTTGGAAGGAAAAAGGATCAAAGGGGGGTTGTAATAGCGAGCAAAAGAGGGCTGAGCAGTGGATGAGAAGTGACAGAAGTACgaactgaaaggaaaaaaaagtgagcTAGACACACCACAGACAGATTTCAGCACACGACAGAAAACCACAGAGGAATGTGACTCACAGACAAAGGGGAACAGAAAACTGGTTGGTTTATGCTAAATCCCAACTGTCATCATTACTCAGAAGGGCATCATTTCACTGGTGTATTTCACTGGAATCCTGcgttttttaatctgaaaaaataaataaccatGGAGGTGAAGGGGCAGTAAAGAGACAGATGGCTCTGCGTGTGTCTCCATCTGCTGGTGAACAACCTACTCTACATGAGCAGAAaccagagaaacccaaccgacAGGGCAAGGAAGTGTAACTGAATTTCATGAAGTTCATCTCAAGTCATGTTGACTTTCCGTCATCTTAACAACTGAGATCAGTATCTAAACTTTAGAGCCTATATTTGATTGAACAGTGtgctatttgtttgtttgttgtgtcactaaaaaattaaatataaatatcaaacaaaaataaattacaaaagtCTATGGAAAATCGAAAATGATTTCTTGAAGCATAGGACGCAACTGCAGAGGCAGTTATCAGATAACTCTGTCCTTTGGGATATTGGTAGATGGGAATCTGGCAAAAATCCCAGGCTAATGTGTCGAAACTGAATGTCTTCCTGCATTGataatattgtgtttttcaaacacTCACATGTACTGTGAGTGTGGGGGGACGTTTCCTTGTAACCACAGAACCActtttttcagttcatttaatTTCTGTTGGTTACATAAATGACTGAGAGTCACAGCCCAGTGACGTCAATAAAGCCTTATCTTTGTCTCTATGAACAGTACAGTAGTAAATAACAGCATCtttcacatgcatgtgcacaaccTAATTTACATAACTAATTTCCTATATACAGCGAAGATTTCAGGACATGTTCCAGTTGAGActgtgtattaaaaaaaagaattgatgCCAAACAGCTCAAATAACTCTGGGGAAGATGCAAATAGGTTTTTGGACAAAGACCTTGACTGTGTTGGCATTAGTATGTGTGTACAAAAACCTGGGTGCGTTTACCTGCAGTATGGCCACCTCATTCCTCAGCTGGCTCTCCTGCTTGGTGGGAAAGCGAAGTTTGTCGATGACTTTAACCGCTACGTCCCGCCCCGTCTTCCTATGTTTTCCTGATGATGACAGAAAGGGTTGGTAAAACGTTATGAACTGATCCTCACATGTAGACATGAATTGGGCTAAGTTATACACAGTTTGGGATGTACTTAAAATTGTTTTCATGTACTGTGACACTGTAGGACTCATTATAGAGTAAATGGATCAAATCAAAATTGATATTTTTATCAATGTCAAAACCTGGTGCCTGCATTACCTATAATACAACTCCACTTCCATTAGTTCAGTCAGAAATTCAGAAGTGTGAAGTGAAGATTAGAGCAGATCTGACAGTCTCCATACCTCCATACACTACTCCAAATTGCCCAGATCCCAGCACCTCATCAGCAAAAATCTGGTACACTGTTCCAATATCCTGTAGGAATATGTTGAGTTCAGTCATTATCAttctctgtgtgtaaatgtatttcaAGATTAAAGGAAATTGATAACAATGCAAAAAATAAAGTCATACCACATTTTCTTGGATTTGACTGTTGGACACTGATATGCTGATAGAGGCTTGTCCTATAAAAAACAGGGACAAAGCAGAGGTTATACAGTTTTATGACGATTCATTAATTAAGTAGCGCTCCTACTACTACTTAATACTTCAAATATACTGATGCAAATcaagttttttacatttggcaATTTGTTGATTAAGAGTGCCATAGTTACATAGCAAAATTACACTCATGTTTTAGAATATTTAATAGTAAATAAACCCCTAGACCGATTTCTTTCAATTGTATTTCCTGTATTAAACCAATGCTTACAGGTATTTAGATGTGTTGTTGATTGATTCAAGTCCAAATCTTGACATTTTAGTGCAAATAGTTGAAATGTACAATGTACAATGTGTTTGTCTTCTAAATATGTATTGCAACTGCCCTCTACTGGTTGAAACCCAGCTATTGCAATTGTATTTTGCTATTGGCTGATCTGGAGGCAATTAAAGAAATACTTCATGTCAGATGaattaataaagtaaataacagCTTCCTCCATGATTTAGCGTTTCCTGAGGAACACATTTTGAGATCTGTGCAGAGGCTTTTACAAGGAACAGTGTCTCTCTCCTGATGACTGAATTACCTATGATCAGCAGTCAACACAGAAACTGCACAAAGAACTGTAAAGGCATTTTTTAACACATAGGTTATTGGCCAACACTTAGGGGTGAGCTGACATACCCACATATACCTATCTAAAATATACCACCTACATTCGGCTCAACTTACTATGAGGTGTGTTCCCCTCAGCTGGCGGCGCATCCTGAAAGATGACAGGCATGAGGGCCTGGCGAATGGCGCTCTCCCACGCCTTGGCCACCTCAAGACCAATGCCGCTATTGGGCGCCACCTGGCTAGGTGAGGGAGGGGTTTCGGGAAGAGTCTGGGGAGTGCTGGGTGTCACGGAGGGGAGGGTGTTGGGGTCCTCCCCTACGAAGTAGCACATAGTGCCTGTGATGAGCTCAAAGCAGTGGGGATTCGTGCCTTGGGGCACAAGGGTGAAGTTACCAGCAGGACGAACCTCCAGGATCTCAGACAGAGGAATCTCCTGCAAGAGGATGGACAAAAGATGGAGTCATAAAAAAATGCCCACTTCATATCAATGATTAGTGTGTAGTAAACTCTACTTACCTTGTAGTATTTGTTGGAAGTGTTGTTCTGGAACAGTATGACGCACTTACAGTCCAGACGCCAGTAGTGCCTCTTTCTCTGTTGGAGGTTGGAGGAGGGTGGGATGAGATTGGAGAACAAAGACAAGACATTGAAGAAAGAGTGggacagggagaggatggagggtgaggggtggggCATCGATCAGGGGTCAAGGTTCGCGGGTCAACATGGATGCATTTCAAGTTTGGAGGTGATGtccagaggaagaaaagagaggccAGAAGCGAAGAAGGATGAGCAGGACGGTGAGCTGCGAGACGAGAAGgtggaaacaaagagaaagacagaaagagacaaaagtgaaagaaaggaaagagagagcaaGTTCATGAAAAGTCTACAGAGGAAGAGAATTTTCTTTGAGGTCAAATAAATAGTGTTATTCTACATAAATGCATTCTCACAAACAAGCACGGatagaaaaggaaaaggaagtaATAAAGTCCATAAAGGCATATGATTAGAGGGGAAATGATTGCCACAGAAAAGAGTGAACAGAGAAAACAGACCAACAACAAAACTTTCTTTTACCAGTGTGTCCTTATTGCTGTAGTGAACCATCCATCCTTCTTTGATCGCTGTACTGGATCGACGGGTCGTCTGTCTCACTGACTGTACCACCCTCATTAACGGGATGTAAACACTAGGAGAGGCAAAGTGTGAGTTTGAGTTTCTGGCATTCCTCTAAGAACTTGAAGATTTTCTTTAAACGTCAGCATTTTCTTTATACCTCTGATCGCCACTGGTTCCGTCCTGGTTGTTCTCAGGAGAAAAGGACCCCGGGATGCTGCAGGACTCATCTGAGTCATCCATTGATGACTTGTCCGAGGTGTCGTAGTCACTGGTGTAGTCCATGGGCACCTCAGGATCGGCACTGGGACTCAACATATctgaggcagagaaaaaaaaagagagaggaggttgAAAGGAACTTCATTCAAAGTTACAGTGTGCTAAAAATGCTATTAGTAAGCAGAGTACTGGCTGCATGAGTACAGAGCAGGAATGATACTCACCGCAGTTACTTCTGTTGTCTGAGAAGATAAAAACATCAGTGCCAGTGAGTTTCGGTCTTGTTAGGTTTGATATATCTCATACAGTTATTTAAGTTCTCACAATGGAATCGTGCAGATGAGTAGTCAATGCTTTCATCAAATCAGTGCAAGGTTAAAAGAGTCATAAACAAACTTGACGGATTGATATCTTTCCTCACCTCCGATAGTTTCTCCGAGGCAGTCATTTGGAACCTTGTATGCGCAACGTTTATGGCAGTTGAACTTGCAgtctgagaaaaataaaacacaaatcattCTGATCAGATTCCATGTAATCTGATGAGTTTTAGCTCATATTCTGCATCACACTGGACATCCTCAAATGGGATTCTGTTGCCTGTGCTCACCTTTGCACTGTAAGCCCTGCCTGAACAGTCCTCGGAGAAGCCTCTTGCAGTACTGGCACACGGTCGGACGTGTGTAGGAGTGGACG
The Paralichthys olivaceus isolate ysfri-2021 chromosome 11, ASM2471397v2, whole genome shotgun sequence genome window above contains:
- the prkd2 gene encoding serine/threonine-protein kinase D2 produces the protein MANASPCMPSGAMAQVFFPPGGSSPPSSAVMQQTPMPMPSMPAQGGFPVIDLTAWQGPGATAMPPVPPTPAGVSFIIQIGLTRESVLMPQTADLAYVKQIACSIVDTKFPECGFYGIYDKILLFKHDTTTNNILQMVKAAGDIQEGDLVEVVLSAAATFEDFQIRPHALNVHSYRAPAFCDHCGEMLFGLVRQGLKCDGCGLNYHKRCAFSIPNNCSGARKRRLSTTSLSSSQSLRLSTTESVYSVGTASTCTEDVTLIRSHTQMPRTPSEARRFYTGRPVHLDKILMSKVKVPHTFAVHSYTRPTVCQYCKRLLRGLFRQGLQCKDCKFNCHKRCAYKVPNDCLGETIGDNRSNCDMLSPSADPEVPMDYTSDYDTSDKSSMDDSDESCSIPGSFSPENNQDGTSGDQSVYIPLMRVVQSVRQTTRRSSTAIKEGWMVHYSNKDTLRKRHYWRLDCKCVILFQNNTSNKYYKEIPLSEILEVRPAGNFTLVPQGTNPHCFELITGTMCYFVGEDPNTLPSVTPSTPQTLPETPPSPSQVAPNSGIGLEVAKAWESAIRQALMPVIFQDAPPAEGNTPHRQASISISVSNSQIQENVDIGTVYQIFADEVLGSGQFGVVYGGKHRKTGRDVAVKVIDKLRFPTKQESQLRNEVAILQSLRHLGIVNLECMFETPEKVFVVMEKLHGDMLEMILSSEKGRLPERLTKFLITQILAALRHLHFKNIVHCDLKPENVLLASADPFPQVKLCDFGFARIIGEKSFRRSVVGTPAYLAPEVLLNQGYNRSLDMWSVGVIMYVSLSGTFPFNEDEEIKDQIHNAAFMYPPNPWKQISSDAIDLINNLLQVKMRKRYSVDKSLSHVYLQDYQAWLDLRELETKLGERYITHESDDSRWQMFAHEHTLPYPAHLVPPPPEPGSDDEEGGEDADVQGLTERVSIL